A genomic region of Mycobacterium senriense contains the following coding sequences:
- the nagA gene encoding N-acetylglucosamine-6-phosphate deacetylase — protein MVVIAAGTMVLDGQVCRPGWLQTSGGQIAACGPGPPPHPADRDFTDCTVVPGFIDMHVHGGGGASYTDADGIAGAAAFHLRHGTTTTLASLVTAARSELLAGVRALAEATHRGTVAGIHLEGPWLSRAHCGAHDRTKMREPDPGEIDAVLAAGDGTIRMVTLAPELPGADAAIRRFVDAGVVVAVGHTGATYEQTRNAIALGATVGTHLFNAMPPLHHREPGPALALLQDPRVTVEVIADGVHLHPDVVAAVIAAAGADRVAMITDAIAAAGRPDGAFRLGPVHVDVVAGVARVHGTPTIAGSTATMDRIFRAVHADAGLLAAVQTTATTPARALGLQRVGELKAGYDANLVVLEAVLGVSDVMVRGAWR, from the coding sequence ATGGTCGTGATCGCCGCGGGCACCATGGTGCTCGACGGTCAGGTCTGCCGCCCCGGCTGGCTGCAGACCTCCGGCGGACAGATCGCGGCCTGCGGGCCCGGTCCGCCGCCCCACCCGGCCGACCGGGACTTCACCGATTGCACTGTGGTGCCGGGCTTTATCGACATGCACGTGCACGGCGGCGGCGGCGCGTCCTACACCGATGCCGACGGCATCGCCGGCGCCGCCGCTTTCCACCTGCGGCACGGCACCACCACCACGCTGGCCAGCCTGGTAACCGCCGCGCGGTCCGAACTGCTCGCCGGGGTGCGCGCGCTCGCCGAGGCCACCCACCGGGGCACGGTCGCGGGCATCCACCTGGAGGGGCCGTGGCTGAGCCGCGCACACTGCGGAGCCCACGATCGCACGAAGATGCGCGAGCCCGACCCGGGCGAGATCGACGCGGTGCTGGCCGCGGGCGACGGCACCATCCGGATGGTGACGCTGGCACCCGAGTTGCCCGGGGCCGACGCGGCCATCCGCCGTTTCGTTGACGCGGGAGTTGTTGTGGCGGTGGGACATACCGGAGCCACCTACGAGCAGACCCGGAACGCCATCGCACTCGGCGCCACGGTCGGCACGCATCTGTTCAATGCGATGCCGCCGCTGCACCATCGCGAGCCCGGCCCGGCGCTGGCCCTGCTGCAAGACCCGCGGGTGACCGTCGAGGTGATCGCCGACGGCGTGCACCTGCACCCCGACGTGGTGGCGGCGGTGATCGCGGCCGCAGGGGCGGACCGGGTCGCGATGATCACCGATGCGATCGCCGCGGCCGGCCGGCCCGACGGCGCGTTCCGGCTCGGCCCGGTGCACGTCGATGTCGTCGCCGGTGTCGCACGGGTGCACGGGACGCCGACGATCGCGGGCAGCACCGCCACCATGGATCGGATCTTCCGCGCGGTGCATGCCGACGCCGGACTGCTCGCCGCGGTTCAGACGACCGCCACGACGCCGGCGCGTGCACTCGGCCTGCAACGGGTGGGCGAGCTGAAGGCGGGCTACGACGCCAATCTTGTTGTGCTGGAAGCTGTTTTGGGCGTATCGGACGTCATGGTGCGCGGCGCCTGGCGCTAA
- the yhjD gene encoding inner membrane protein YhjD: MSEPAKPGFFDRLRARHGWIDHVIRAYQRFDERSGGFFAAGLTYYTIFALFPLLMVGFAVFGFVLAHRPQLLSTIDDHIRSQVTGTLGNQLQELMNSAIDARTSVGVIGLATAVWAGLGWISHLRQALTEMWWDEQIESPGFVRNKLSDLLAMGGTFAVIVATVALTTVGHAAPMRALLKWLGIPQFVVFDWLFWLFSILIATLVSWLLFTWMIARLPREKVSLVDSMRAGLIAAIGFEVFKQVASIYLRTVLRSPAGAAFGPVLGLMVFAYITAYLVLFCTAWAATATDDPRSQPVAPPAPAIIAPRIQMDEGLNTRQTLTAMALGAVGALALSRLTRWLR, encoded by the coding sequence ATGAGCGAGCCGGCCAAGCCGGGCTTTTTCGATCGGCTGCGCGCCCGCCACGGGTGGATCGATCACGTCATCCGCGCCTACCAGCGTTTCGACGAGCGCAGCGGCGGGTTCTTTGCGGCCGGCCTCACCTACTACACGATCTTCGCGTTGTTTCCTTTGCTCATGGTCGGTTTCGCGGTCTTCGGGTTCGTGCTGGCCCACCGGCCGCAGCTGTTGAGCACCATCGACGACCACATCCGCTCCCAGGTGACCGGCACGCTGGGTAATCAGCTGCAGGAGCTGATGAACTCGGCCATCGACGCCCGGACGTCGGTCGGCGTGATCGGTCTGGCCACCGCGGTATGGGCGGGCCTGGGCTGGATATCGCACCTGCGCCAGGCGCTGACCGAGATGTGGTGGGACGAGCAGATCGAGTCACCGGGCTTCGTGCGCAACAAGTTATCCGACCTGCTGGCGATGGGGGGGACGTTCGCGGTGATCGTGGCCACCGTCGCGCTGACCACCGTCGGCCATGCCGCGCCCATGCGCGCGCTGCTGAAATGGCTTGGCATACCGCAGTTCGTGGTGTTCGACTGGCTCTTCTGGCTGTTCTCGATCCTGATCGCGACGCTGGTGTCGTGGCTGCTGTTCACCTGGATGATCGCCCGGCTGCCGCGCGAAAAGGTCAGCCTGGTCGATTCGATGCGGGCCGGGCTGATCGCGGCGATCGGCTTCGAGGTGTTCAAACAGGTCGCCTCCATCTATTTGCGGACGGTGCTGCGCAGCCCGGCGGGCGCGGCCTTCGGCCCGGTGCTCGGGTTGATGGTGTTCGCTTACATCACCGCGTATCTCGTGCTGTTCTGCACCGCCTGGGCGGCGACGGCCACCGACGACCCGCGCAGTCAACCCGTCGCGCCTCCGGCCCCGGCGATCATCGCGCCGCGGATTCAGATGGACGAGGGCCTCAACACCCGCCAGACCCTGACCGCGATGGCATTGGGAGCCGTTGGGGCGCTGGCGCTATCGCGCCTTACCCGGTGGCTGCGTTAG
- the trpS gene encoding tryptophan--tRNA ligase — protein sequence MSTATGSSRIFSGVQPTSDSLHLGNALGAVTHWVALQDDHDAFFCVVDLHAITVAQDPEALRRRTLITAAQYLALGIDPARSTVFVQSHVPAHAQLAWVLGCFTGFGQASRMTQFKDKSLRQGTDSTTVGLFTYPVLQAADVLAYDTDLVPVGEDQRQHLELARDIAERFNSRFPETFVVPDMLIPKATAKIYDLQDPTSKMSKSAATDAGLINLLDEPAVSAKKIRSAVTDSEREIRFDTEAKPGVSNLLSIQSAVTGVGIDELVEGYAGRGYGDLKKDTAEAVVEFVAPIKARVDELTADVAELEAVLAAGAEKANDVAGKTVQRVYDRLGFLPQRS from the coding sequence ATGAGCACCGCTACCGGATCCAGCCGGATTTTCTCCGGCGTGCAGCCCACCTCCGATTCGCTTCACCTGGGTAACGCGCTGGGCGCCGTCACGCACTGGGTCGCGCTGCAGGACGATCACGACGCGTTCTTCTGCGTGGTCGACCTGCACGCCATCACCGTCGCCCAGGATCCCGAGGCGCTGCGCCGGCGCACCCTGATCACGGCCGCGCAGTACCTGGCGCTCGGCATCGACCCGGCCCGCAGCACCGTGTTCGTGCAGAGCCACGTGCCCGCGCACGCGCAGCTGGCCTGGGTGCTGGGCTGCTTCACCGGTTTCGGGCAGGCCTCGCGGATGACGCAATTCAAGGACAAGTCGCTGCGCCAGGGCACCGACTCCACCACCGTCGGGTTGTTCACCTACCCGGTGCTGCAGGCGGCCGACGTGCTGGCCTATGACACCGATCTGGTGCCGGTGGGCGAGGACCAGCGTCAGCATCTCGAGTTGGCACGCGACATCGCCGAGCGGTTCAACAGCCGCTTCCCGGAGACGTTTGTGGTGCCCGACATGCTCATCCCGAAGGCCACCGCGAAGATCTACGACTTGCAGGATCCGACATCGAAGATGAGCAAGTCGGCGGCCACCGATGCCGGGTTGATCAACCTGCTCGACGAACCGGCGGTGTCGGCCAAGAAGATTCGCTCCGCGGTCACCGACAGCGAGCGCGAGATCCGCTTCGACACCGAGGCCAAGCCGGGCGTGTCCAACCTGCTGAGCATCCAGTCCGCGGTCACCGGCGTCGGGATCGATGAGCTCGTGGAGGGCTACGCCGGAAGGGGTTACGGCGACCTGAAGAAGGACACCGCCGAGGCGGTCGTCGAATTCGTCGCCCCGATCAAGGCCCGGGTCGACGAACTGACCGCCGATGTCGCCGAATTGGAGGCCGTGCTCGCGGCCGGCGCGGAAAAGGCCAACGATGTGGCCGGGAAAACCGTCCAGCGGGTTTACGATCGGCTTGGGTTTCTTCCACAACGGAGCTAG
- a CDS encoding alpha/beta fold hydrolase: MMLHGFLMSQTVWDPVAPRLAETGRFEVFAPTMAGHNGGPYAGTWLLSSSVLADHVERQLDQLGWESAHLVGNSLGGWVAFELERRGRARSVTGIGAAGGWTRWSPVKFEVISKFIAGMPVLALARLFGERTLRLPLSRRLATLPLTATPDGISEEQLRGVVDDAAHCPAYFQLLVKSLLDPGLLQLADTAVPVQLVLCEKDRVVPASRFSRHFTDYLPPGTKITKLDGVGHVPMFEAPERVAAAIADFVDGCAGGADRQQPPAS, from the coding sequence CTGATGCTGCACGGATTCCTCATGTCGCAGACGGTGTGGGATCCGGTCGCGCCACGGCTGGCCGAGACCGGCCGCTTCGAGGTCTTCGCCCCCACCATGGCCGGGCACAACGGCGGCCCCTACGCGGGCACCTGGTTGCTGAGCTCGTCGGTGCTGGCCGACCACGTCGAGCGCCAGCTCGACCAGCTCGGCTGGGAGTCCGCCCACCTGGTGGGGAACTCGCTGGGCGGCTGGGTCGCCTTCGAGCTGGAGCGGCGTGGGCGCGCGCGCAGCGTGACCGGCATCGGCGCCGCGGGCGGATGGACGCGGTGGAGCCCGGTGAAATTCGAGGTCATCAGCAAGTTCATCGCGGGTATGCCCGTCCTGGCGCTGGCCCGGCTTTTCGGAGAGCGCACCTTGCGGCTGCCGCTGAGCCGGCGGCTGGCCACCCTGCCGCTGACCGCGACGCCCGACGGGATCAGCGAGGAGCAGCTGCGCGGTGTTGTCGACGACGCCGCCCACTGCCCGGCCTACTTCCAGCTGCTGGTCAAGTCGCTGCTGGACCCCGGCCTGCTGCAGCTGGCCGATACCGCGGTGCCCGTCCAGCTGGTGCTGTGCGAGAAGGACCGGGTGGTGCCCGCGAGCAGGTTCAGCCGGCACTTCACCGACTACCTGCCGCCGGGAACGAAGATCACCAAGCTCGACGGCGTCGGGCACGTGCCGATGTTCGAGGCGCCCGAGCGGGTCGCCGCGGCCATCGCCGACTTCGTCGACGGGTGCGCCGGCGGGGCCGACCGCCAACAGCCACCGGCTAGCTAG
- a CDS encoding NADP-dependent isocitrate dehydrogenase: MAGEDKIKVKGRVVELDGDEMTRVIWKFIKDMLILPHLDIDLDYYDLGIENRDSTGDQVTIDAAYAIKRHGVGVKCATITPDEARVQEFNLKKMWLSPNGTIRNILGGTIFREPIVISNVPRLVPGWTKPIVIGRHAFGDQYRSTNFKVDKPGTVAITFTPADGSEPMVHEMVSIPEDGGVVMGMYNFKDSIRDFARASLKYGLNAKWPVYLSTKNTILKAYDGMFKDEFQRVYDEEFKDQFEAEGLTYEHRLIDDMVAACLKWEGGYVWACKNYDGDVQSDLVAQGYGSLGLMTSVLMTADGKTVEAEAAHGTVTRHFRQYQAGKPTSTNPIASIFAWTRGLAHRGKLDDTPEVIEFAQTLENVVVSTVESGKMTKDLAILIGPDQEWQQSEEFLNSIAENLEKQLAS, encoded by the coding sequence ATGGCAGGCGAAGACAAGATCAAGGTCAAGGGCCGCGTCGTAGAACTCGACGGTGACGAAATGACCCGCGTCATCTGGAAGTTCATCAAGGACATGCTGATCCTGCCCCACCTCGACATCGACCTGGATTACTACGACCTGGGCATCGAGAACCGCGACAGCACCGGCGACCAGGTGACCATCGACGCCGCCTACGCCATCAAGAGGCACGGCGTGGGCGTCAAGTGCGCGACCATCACCCCGGACGAGGCCCGCGTCCAGGAGTTCAACCTCAAGAAGATGTGGCTGTCGCCGAACGGCACCATCCGGAACATTCTGGGCGGCACCATCTTCCGCGAGCCCATCGTCATCTCGAACGTGCCGCGGCTGGTACCGGGCTGGACCAAGCCGATCGTCATCGGCCGTCACGCTTTCGGCGATCAGTACCGGTCGACCAACTTCAAGGTCGACAAACCCGGAACCGTCGCAATCACTTTCACCCCCGCCGACGGCAGCGAGCCGATGGTGCACGAGATGGTGTCCATCCCCGAGGACGGCGGCGTCGTGATGGGGATGTACAACTTCAAGGACTCCATCCGGGACTTCGCCCGCGCCTCGCTGAAGTACGGGCTGAACGCCAAGTGGCCGGTGTACCTGTCCACCAAGAACACCATCCTCAAGGCCTACGACGGCATGTTCAAGGACGAGTTCCAGCGCGTCTACGACGAGGAGTTCAAGGACCAGTTCGAGGCCGAGGGGTTGACCTACGAGCACCGGTTGATCGACGACATGGTCGCGGCCTGCCTGAAGTGGGAGGGCGGCTACGTGTGGGCCTGCAAGAACTACGACGGCGACGTCCAATCGGACCTCGTCGCGCAGGGCTACGGCTCACTGGGGCTGATGACGTCGGTGCTGATGACCGCCGACGGCAAGACGGTCGAGGCCGAGGCCGCCCATGGCACCGTCACCCGGCACTTCCGCCAGTATCAGGCCGGCAAGCCGACCTCGACCAACCCCATCGCCTCGATCTTCGCCTGGACGCGCGGGCTGGCGCACCGCGGCAAGCTGGACGACACCCCCGAGGTGATCGAGTTCGCGCAGACGCTGGAGAACGTGGTGGTCTCCACCGTCGAGAGCGGCAAGATGACCAAGGACCTGGCCATCCTGATCGGCCCGGACCAGGAATGGCAGCAGAGCGAGGAATTCCTCAACTCGATCGCCGAGAACCTGGAAAAACAGCTGGCTAGCTAG
- a CDS encoding NADP-dependent isocitrate dehydrogenase, whose product MSAEQPTVIYTLTDEAPLLATYAFLPIVRAFAEPAGIEIKTSDISVAARILAEFPEHLTEEQRVPDNLAELGRLTKLADTNIIKLPNISASVPQLIAAIKELQGKGFKVPDFPHSPKTDEDREIRDRYAKCLGSAVNPVLRQGNSDRRAPKAVKEYARKHPHSMGEWSQASRTHVATMRHGDFYHGEKSMTLDRACNVKMELETKSGKTIVLKPMVSLRKGDVIDSMFMSKKALIEFYEEQMQDAYETGVMFSLHVKATMMKVSHPIVFGHAVKIFYKDAFAKHGALFDELGVDVNNGLSDLYDKIEVLPASQRDEIIRDLHACHEHRPELAMVDSAKGITNFHSPSDVIVDASMPAMIRAGGKMWGADGRQKDTKAVNPESTFSRIYQEIINFCKTHGQFDPTTMGTVPNVGLMAQQAEEYGSHDKTFEIPEDGVANIVDLDTGEVLLTQNVEEGDIWRMPIVRDEPIRDWVKLAVTRARNSGMPVVFWLDQERPHENELRKKVNTYLAEHDTEGLDIQTMSQERAMRHTIERAMRGQDTIAATGNILRDYLTDLFPILELGTSAKMLSIVPLMAGGGMYETGAGGSAPKHVHQLLEENHLRWDSLGEFLALGACFEDIGMKTDNERAKVLGKTLDAAIGKLLENNKSPSRKTGELDNRGSQFYLALYWAQELAQSDDDELRKHFAALADSLAEHEEAIVSELAAAQGETVDIGGYYQPDTEKTTAIMRPSKTFNEALAASTG is encoded by the coding sequence GTGAGCGCCGAACAGCCGACCGTCATCTACACACTGACCGACGAAGCGCCGCTGCTGGCGACGTACGCGTTCCTGCCGATCGTGCGCGCTTTCGCCGAACCGGCGGGCATCGAGATCAAGACCAGCGACATTTCCGTGGCGGCCCGCATCCTCGCCGAGTTCCCCGAGCACCTCACCGAAGAGCAGCGGGTGCCCGACAACCTGGCGGAGCTGGGGCGGCTGACGAAGCTGGCCGACACCAACATCATCAAGCTGCCCAACATCAGCGCGTCGGTGCCCCAGCTGATCGCGGCGATCAAGGAATTGCAGGGCAAGGGATTCAAGGTCCCGGACTTCCCGCACAGCCCGAAGACCGACGAGGACCGCGAAATCCGGGACCGCTACGCCAAGTGCCTGGGTAGCGCGGTCAATCCGGTGCTGCGGCAAGGCAACTCGGACCGGCGTGCGCCCAAGGCCGTCAAAGAGTATGCGCGCAAGCACCCGCACAGCATGGGCGAGTGGTCGCAGGCGTCGCGCACCCACGTCGCGACCATGCGGCACGGCGACTTCTACCACGGCGAGAAGTCGATGACGCTGGATCGCGCGTGCAACGTGAAGATGGAGCTGGAGACCAAGAGCGGCAAGACGATTGTGCTCAAGCCCATGGTGTCGCTGCGCAAGGGTGACGTCATCGATTCCATGTTCATGAGCAAGAAGGCCCTCATCGAGTTCTACGAGGAACAGATGCAGGACGCCTACGAGACCGGCGTGATGTTTTCGCTGCACGTCAAGGCGACGATGATGAAGGTGTCGCATCCCATCGTCTTCGGCCACGCCGTGAAGATCTTCTACAAGGACGCGTTCGCCAAGCACGGCGCGCTGTTCGACGAACTCGGCGTCGACGTCAACAACGGATTGTCCGATCTGTACGACAAGATCGAGGTGTTGCCCGCGTCGCAGCGCGACGAGATCATCCGCGACCTGCACGCGTGCCACGAGCACCGGCCGGAGCTGGCGATGGTCGATTCGGCGAAGGGCATCACCAACTTCCACTCGCCCAGCGACGTGATCGTGGACGCGTCCATGCCGGCGATGATCCGCGCGGGCGGCAAGATGTGGGGCGCCGACGGGCGGCAGAAGGACACCAAGGCCGTCAACCCCGAGTCCACCTTCTCCCGGATCTACCAGGAGATCATCAACTTCTGTAAGACCCACGGGCAGTTCGATCCGACCACGATGGGCACCGTTCCCAACGTCGGGTTGATGGCGCAGCAGGCCGAGGAGTACGGCTCGCACGACAAGACGTTCGAGATCCCCGAGGACGGCGTCGCCAACATCGTCGACCTCGACACCGGCGAAGTGCTGCTGACCCAGAACGTCGAAGAGGGCGACATCTGGCGGATGCCGATCGTGCGCGACGAGCCGATCCGCGACTGGGTCAAGCTGGCCGTCACCCGGGCCCGGAATTCGGGTATGCCGGTGGTGTTTTGGCTGGACCAGGAGCGCCCGCACGAGAACGAGCTGCGCAAGAAGGTCAACACCTACCTGGCCGAGCACGACACCGAGGGCCTCGACATACAGACCATGTCGCAGGAACGGGCCATGCGGCACACGATCGAGCGCGCCATGCGCGGCCAGGACACCATCGCCGCGACCGGAAACATTCTGCGCGACTACCTCACCGACCTGTTCCCGATCCTGGAGCTGGGCACCAGCGCCAAGATGCTGTCCATCGTGCCGTTGATGGCCGGCGGCGGGATGTACGAAACGGGCGCGGGCGGTTCCGCGCCCAAGCACGTCCACCAGCTGCTCGAGGAGAACCACCTGCGCTGGGATTCCCTGGGTGAATTCCTCGCTCTGGGAGCGTGTTTCGAAGACATCGGCATGAAGACCGACAACGAGCGCGCGAAGGTCCTGGGCAAGACGCTGGACGCCGCGATCGGCAAGCTGCTGGAGAACAACAAGAGCCCGTCGCGCAAGACCGGTGAACTCGACAACCGGGGCAGCCAGTTCTACCTGGCGCTGTACTGGGCGCAGGAACTCGCGCAATCCGACGACGACGAGTTGCGCAAGCACTTCGCCGCGCTGGCCGACTCGCTGGCCGAACACGAGGAAGCCATCGTGTCCGAACTGGCCGCGGCGCAAGGCGAGACGGTCGACATCGGCGGCTACTACCAGCCGGACACCGAGAAGACCACGGCGATCATGCGGCCCAGCAAGACGTTCAATGAGGCGCTAGCGGCTTCGACAGGCTAG
- a CDS encoding bifunctional o-acetylhomoserine/o-acetylserine sulfhydrylase, producing MTSDNADHDTDPTANWSFDTKQVHAGQHPDPATNARALPIYQTTSYTFDDTTHAAALFGLEVPGNIYTRIGNPTTDVVEQRVAALEGGVAALFLSSGQAAETFAILNLASAGDHIVSSPRLYGGTYNLFHYSLAKLGIEVSFVEDPDDLDSWQSAVRPNTKAFFGETISNPQIDVLDIPGVAGVAHANGIPLIVDNTIATPYLIQPFKHGADIVVHSATKYLGGHGSAIAGVIVDGGTFDWTQGRFPGFTTPDPSYHGVVFAELGPPAYALKARVQLLRDLGSAASPFNAFLVAQGIETLSLRMERHVANAQRVAEYLAGHDGVLSVNYAGLPGSPWHERAKKLAPKGTGAVLAFELAGGVEAGKAFVNALKLHSHVANIGDVRSLVIHPASTTHAQLSAQEQLSTGVSPGLVRLAVGIEGIDDILADLELGFAAASKFGATAGASGTDPQAVAAF from the coding sequence GTGACCTCCGACAACGCCGATCACGACACCGATCCGACCGCGAATTGGTCGTTCGACACCAAGCAGGTGCACGCGGGCCAGCACCCGGACCCCGCCACCAACGCCCGCGCCCTGCCGATCTACCAGACCACCTCGTACACCTTCGACGACACCACGCACGCCGCCGCCCTGTTCGGGCTGGAAGTGCCGGGCAACATCTACACCCGGATCGGCAACCCGACCACCGACGTCGTCGAGCAGCGCGTCGCCGCGCTCGAGGGCGGGGTGGCGGCGCTGTTCCTGAGCTCCGGACAGGCCGCTGAGACCTTCGCCATATTGAACCTGGCAAGTGCCGGAGATCACATCGTCTCCAGCCCGCGGCTCTACGGCGGGACGTACAACCTGTTCCACTACTCGCTGGCCAAGCTCGGCATCGAGGTCAGCTTCGTGGAGGACCCCGACGACCTGGATTCGTGGCAATCGGCGGTGCGCCCGAACACCAAGGCCTTCTTCGGCGAGACCATCTCCAACCCGCAGATCGATGTGCTGGACATCCCCGGGGTCGCCGGGGTAGCCCACGCCAACGGCATCCCGCTGATCGTCGACAACACCATCGCCACGCCGTATCTGATCCAGCCGTTCAAGCACGGCGCCGACATCGTCGTGCACTCGGCCACCAAGTACCTCGGCGGCCACGGCTCGGCGATCGCCGGGGTCATCGTCGACGGCGGCACCTTCGACTGGACGCAGGGCCGCTTCCCGGGCTTCACCACCCCCGACCCGAGCTACCACGGCGTGGTGTTCGCCGAGCTCGGTCCGCCGGCCTACGCGCTCAAGGCGCGCGTGCAGCTGCTGCGTGACCTCGGTTCGGCCGCTTCCCCGTTCAACGCGTTCCTGGTCGCCCAGGGCATCGAGACGCTGAGCCTGCGTATGGAGCGCCACGTCGCCAACGCGCAGCGCGTGGCCGAGTACCTGGCCGGCCACGACGGCGTGCTGTCGGTCAACTATGCGGGCCTGCCCGGCTCGCCCTGGCATGAGCGGGCAAAGAAGCTGGCGCCCAAGGGGACCGGCGCGGTGCTGGCCTTCGAGCTGGCCGGCGGCGTGGAGGCCGGCAAGGCGTTCGTGAACGCGCTGAAGCTGCACAGCCACGTCGCCAACATCGGCGACGTGCGCTCGCTGGTGATCCACCCGGCGTCCACGACACACGCGCAGCTGTCCGCGCAGGAGCAGCTGAGCACCGGGGTCAGCCCCGGGCTGGTGCGCCTGGCCGTCGGCATCGAGGGCATCGACGACATCCTGGCCGACCTGGAGCTCGGTTTCGCGGCGGCAAGCAAATTCGGTGCGACGGCGGGGGCGTCCGGCACCGATCCGCAAGCCGTGGCGGCGTTCTAA
- the metX gene encoding homoserine O-acetyltransferase MetX → MTISDVPTQTLPDEGEIGFVHIGSLTTESGVVIDDVHIAIQRWGELSPTRDNVVVVLHALTGDSHITGPAGPGHPTGGWWDGMVGPGAPIDTNRWCALATNVLGGCRGSTGPSSRTRDGKPWGSRFPRITIRDQVEADVAALAALGIERVAAVVGGSMGGARALEWIVGHPDRVRAGLLLAVGARATADQIGTQSTQIAAIKADPNWQGGDYHDTGLAPDTGLTIARRFAHLTYRGEAELDTRFGNDGQNDEDPANGGRYAVQSYLEYQGNKLLERFDPGSYVALTEALNSHDVGRGRGGVRKALRNCPVPVVVGGITSDRLYPLRLQQELAEQLPGCTDLQIVDSLCGHDGFLVESDAVGEMIRKTLVLADSDDREGAS, encoded by the coding sequence ATGACGATCTCCGACGTCCCGACCCAGACGCTGCCCGACGAAGGCGAAATCGGCTTCGTCCACATCGGCTCGCTGACCACCGAGAGCGGCGTGGTCATCGACGACGTGCACATCGCCATCCAGCGCTGGGGCGAGTTGTCGCCGACGCGCGACAACGTGGTGGTGGTGCTGCACGCGCTGACCGGTGACTCGCACATCACCGGGCCCGCCGGCCCCGGACACCCCACCGGCGGCTGGTGGGACGGGATGGTCGGGCCGGGCGCGCCGATCGATACCAACCGCTGGTGTGCGCTGGCCACCAACGTGCTGGGTGGTTGCCGCGGCTCCACCGGGCCCAGCTCGCGGACCCGGGACGGAAAGCCTTGGGGCTCGAGGTTCCCCCGCATCACTATCCGCGACCAGGTCGAGGCCGACGTCGCCGCGCTGGCCGCGCTGGGGATCGAACGGGTCGCCGCGGTGGTCGGTGGATCCATGGGTGGTGCAAGGGCTTTGGAGTGGATCGTCGGCCACCCCGATCGGGTCCGGGCCGGGCTGCTGCTGGCTGTCGGCGCGCGCGCCACCGCCGATCAGATCGGCACCCAGTCCACACAGATCGCCGCGATCAAGGCCGACCCGAACTGGCAGGGCGGTGACTACCACGACACCGGGCTGGCGCCCGACACCGGTCTGACGATCGCCCGCCGCTTCGCGCACCTCACCTATCGCGGTGAGGCCGAACTGGACACCCGGTTCGGCAACGACGGGCAGAACGACGAGGATCCGGCCAACGGCGGCCGCTACGCGGTGCAGAGCTATCTCGAATACCAGGGCAACAAGCTGCTGGAGCGTTTCGACCCCGGCAGCTACGTGGCCCTGACCGAGGCACTGAACAGTCACGACGTCGGCCGGGGGCGCGGCGGGGTGCGTAAAGCCTTGCGTAACTGCCCGGTTCCGGTGGTGGTCGGCGGCATAACCTCCGACCGGCTCTATCCGCTGCGCCTGCAGCAGGAGCTGGCCGAGCAGCTGCCCGGCTGCACCGACCTACAGATCGTGGACTCGCTGTGCGGGCACGACGGCTTTCTGGTGGAATCCGATGCCGTCGGCGAAATGATCCGTAAGACACTGGTGTTGGCCGACTCCGACGACAGGGAAGGCGCGTCGTAA
- a CDS encoding class I SAM-dependent methyltransferase — translation MTRSRHDRSLSFGSAAAAYERGRPSYPPEAIDWLLPVGARQVLDLGAGTGKLTTRLVERGLDVVAVDPIQDMLEVLRTSLPETRALLGTAEEIPLEDNSVDVVLVAQAWHWVDPDRAIPEVARVLRPGGRLGLVWNTRDERLGWVRELGQIIGSDGDGRTQVTLPEPFTDLAHHRVEWTSYLTPQALIDLVASRSYCITSPTEVRTQTLDQVRQLLATHPALANSSGLALPYVTMCTRATLAG, via the coding sequence ATGACCCGCTCGCGGCACGACCGCTCCCTCTCGTTCGGCTCGGCGGCCGCGGCTTATGAACGTGGCCGTCCCTCCTATCCCCCGGAGGCCATCGACTGGCTGTTGCCGGTCGGGGCGCGCCAGGTGCTCGACCTGGGCGCCGGCACCGGCAAGCTGACCACCCGGCTGGTGGAACGCGGCCTGGACGTGGTGGCCGTCGACCCGATTCAGGACATGCTGGAGGTGTTGCGCACGTCGCTGCCGGAGACCCGGGCGCTGCTGGGCACCGCGGAAGAGATTCCGTTGGAGGACAACAGCGTTGACGTGGTGCTGGTGGCACAGGCCTGGCATTGGGTGGATCCGGACCGCGCGATTCCGGAGGTGGCCCGGGTGCTGCGGCCCGGCGGCCGGCTGGGCTTGGTGTGGAACACCCGCGACGAGCGGCTCGGCTGGGTGCGCGAACTGGGCCAGATCATCGGCAGCGACGGCGACGGCCGCACCCAAGTGACGCTGCCCGAGCCGTTCACCGACCTGGCGCATCATCGGGTCGAGTGGACGAGTTACCTTACCCCGCAAGCGTTGATCGACCTGGTCGCATCGCGCAGCTACTGCATCACTTCGCCGACCGAGGTCCGCACCCAGACGCTCGACCAGGTGCGCCAACTGCTGGCCACCCATCCCGCGCTGGCGAATTCGTCGGGCCTGGCGCTGCCCTACGTCACCATGTGCACACGGGCGACGCTCGCCGGGTAG